From one Dyella sp. 2HG41-7 genomic stretch:
- a CDS encoding (Fe-S)-binding protein, translating into MALFPGCAASVQDADAEHAAERLLEAAGYRVIRLPAFCCGALDLHDGASRDAEAAADHVRRAWADARADYLVTITPGCLSTLRLALPDVRVDDTYGLLAKRIDTLQFRPLPSRVALHVPCTQANVARSDAALMTLLQRIPQLDVKRLPTPPYCCGAAGSHVLQFPERATRLRDDVLSHVNALDVQTLLSSNIGCRLHLAAGLDEQASALPTLHPLTLLAQQWIPS; encoded by the coding sequence GTGGCGCTGTTTCCTGGTTGTGCCGCCAGCGTGCAGGATGCGGACGCCGAGCACGCGGCGGAACGATTGCTGGAGGCTGCTGGTTATCGCGTCATCCGCCTGCCAGCCTTTTGCTGTGGCGCACTGGATCTTCACGATGGCGCCTCGCGCGACGCCGAAGCCGCCGCCGACCACGTTCGCCGAGCTTGGGCGGATGCACGCGCGGATTATCTGGTGACGATCACGCCCGGCTGCCTGAGCACGCTGCGCCTCGCGTTGCCGGACGTGCGCGTGGACGACACCTACGGCCTGCTCGCCAAACGCATCGACACGTTGCAATTCCGCCCCCTGCCTAGCCGCGTAGCGCTGCACGTACCGTGCACGCAAGCCAATGTCGCACGCAGCGACGCGGCACTGATGACCTTGCTGCAGCGTATCCCGCAACTGGACGTAAAACGCCTGCCGACGCCGCCCTATTGCTGCGGCGCCGCCGGCAGTCATGTGCTGCAGTTTCCAGAACGCGCCACGCGATTGCGCGACGATGTGTTGTCGCATGTCAATGCGCTGGATGTGCAGACGCTTCTGTCGTCCAATATCGGCTGTCGGTTGCATCTGGCCGCCGGACTGGACGAACAAGCGTCCGCTCTGCCGACGCTGCACCCTTTGACCCTGCTCGCGCAGCAATGGATTCCGTCATGA
- the coq7 gene encoding 2-polyprenyl-3-methyl-6-methoxy-1,4-benzoquinone monooxygenase yields MNVRTLTPLDRLLAGFERALETVAGSPETHRKSPAHNIAEAELDDQERRHVAGLMRVNHTGEVCAQALYDGQAALARKDENRTHLLDAAAEESDHLAWCTERLHELESQPSLLNPLWYVGSYAIGALAALAGDKVSLGFVMETEKQVEAHLADHLDKLPAQDERSRAVLQQMQEDEVRHAQNALDRGGIKLPFPIPQLMHASSMVMKTVAYRL; encoded by the coding sequence ATGAACGTACGCACGCTTACTCCGCTCGATCGCTTGCTGGCCGGCTTCGAACGCGCGCTCGAAACCGTCGCCGGCTCACCTGAAACGCATCGCAAGTCTCCGGCGCACAACATCGCCGAAGCGGAACTCGACGATCAAGAACGCCGTCACGTCGCCGGGTTGATGCGCGTCAATCACACCGGTGAAGTGTGCGCGCAAGCGCTTTACGACGGACAAGCCGCACTGGCGCGCAAAGATGAAAATCGTACGCACCTGCTCGACGCCGCCGCGGAAGAATCCGATCATCTCGCATGGTGCACGGAGCGCTTGCACGAATTGGAAAGCCAACCGAGCTTGCTCAACCCACTGTGGTACGTGGGCAGTTACGCGATCGGTGCGCTGGCTGCGTTGGCGGGCGACAAGGTGAGCCTGGGTTTCGTCATGGAAACCGAGAAGCAGGTCGAAGCGCATCTCGCCGATCACCTGGACAAATTGCCGGCGCAAGACGAACGCTCGCGCGCGGTGCTGCAGCAGATGCAAGAAGATGAAGTGCGGCATGCGCAGAATGCGTTGGATCGTGGCGGCATCAAGTTGCCGTTTCCGATTCCGCAGTTGATGCATGCCAGTTCGATGGTGATGAAGACGGTCGCGTACCGCCTGTAA
- the speD gene encoding adenosylmethionine decarboxylase, with translation MVKPLPRLRLQGFNNLTKALSFNIYDICYAVSEDQRQRYIEYIDEQYDADRLTQILTDVAEIIGANILNVARQDYDPQGASVTILISEEPVVEKLGRDTISDAVVAHMDKSHITVHTYPETHPHNGIATFRADIDVATCGVISPLKALNYLIDSFESDIVVCDYRVRGFTRDVKGKKHFIDHKINSVQDYLARHIRQKYEMFDVNVYQENIFHTKMHIKDFDLDTYLFEAHADDLSFKERQKIEQLLRREIEELFHGRNLM, from the coding sequence GTGGTGAAACCCCTCCCGCGCCTGCGTTTGCAGGGCTTCAACAACTTGACCAAGGCCTTGAGCTTCAATATTTACGATATCTGCTACGCAGTATCGGAAGATCAGCGCCAACGGTACATCGAGTATATCGACGAGCAGTACGACGCCGATCGTCTCACGCAAATTCTTACTGACGTGGCCGAGATCATCGGCGCGAACATCCTCAACGTGGCCCGCCAGGACTACGACCCGCAGGGCGCTTCGGTCACCATCCTGATTTCCGAAGAGCCGGTGGTCGAAAAGCTCGGCCGCGACACCATTTCGGATGCCGTGGTGGCCCACATGGACAAGAGCCACATCACCGTCCACACCTATCCGGAAACGCATCCGCACAACGGCATCGCGACGTTCCGCGCGGATATCGATGTTGCTACCTGTGGCGTGATTTCCCCGTTGAAGGCGCTGAACTACCTGATCGACAGCTTCGAGTCGGACATCGTGGTGTGCGACTACCGCGTGCGCGGCTTCACCCGCGACGTGAAAGGCAAGAAGCACTTCATCGATCACAAGATCAACTCGGTGCAGGATTACCTCGCTCGCCACATCCGTCAGAAGTACGAGATGTTCGACGTGAACGTGTACCAGGAAAACATCTTCCATACGAAGATGCACATCAAGGACTTCGACCTCGACACCTATCTGTTCGAAGCGCACGCGGACGATCTTTCGTTCAAGGAGCGCCAGAAGATCGAGCAACTGCTGCGTCGCGAAATCGAAGAACTGTTCCACGGGCGTAATCTGATGTAA